The Apodemus sylvaticus chromosome 17, mApoSyl1.1, whole genome shotgun sequence genome contains a region encoding:
- the Tnfrsf13c gene encoding tumor necrosis factor receptor superfamily member 13C isoform X1 — MGARRLRVRSRRNRDSPVPTLCNQTECFDPLVRNCVSCELFHTPDTGHTSSLEPGTALQPQEGSGLRPDVALLFGAPALLGLVLALTLVGLVSLVGWRWRQRLRMASQDTSEGVQQESLENVFVPSSETLHASAPTWSPLKEDAEHALPCHSVPVPATELGSTELVTTKTAGPEQ; from the exons ATGGGCGCCAGGAGGCTCCGGGTCAGAAGCCGGAGGAACCGGGACAGCCCGGTGCCTACCCTGTGCAATCAGACCGAGTGCTTCGACCCTCTGGTGCGAAACTGCGTGTCCTGTGAGCTCTTCCACACGCCGGACACTGGACATA CAAGCAGCCTGGAGCCCGGGACAGCTCTGCAGCCTCAGGAGGGCTCGGGGCTGAGACCCGACGTGGCGCTGCTCTTTGGTGCCCCTGCACTCCTGGGACTGGTACTGGCGCTGACCCTCGTCGGTCTGGTGAGTCTGGTGGGCTGGAGGTGGCGGCAACGGCTCAGGATGGCCTCCCAGGACACTTCAGAAGGAGTCCAGCAGG AGTCCCTGGAAAATGTCTTTGTACCCTCCTCAGAAACCCTTCATGCCTCGGCTCCTACCTGGTCTCCACTCAAAGAAGATGCAGAGCACGCCCTGCCGTGCCACAGTGTCCCAGTGCCGGCCACAGAACTGGGCTCCACTGAGCTGGTGACCACCAAGACAGCTGGCCCTGAGCAATAG
- the Cenpm gene encoding centromere protein M isoform X2, which produces MSVLRPMDKLPDLNRATVLLVSTEDALVQPLAELMLKVDCASELRVHLANALPLPSNANRPRIDLIVFVINLHSKYSLQKVEESLSYVDSSFFLGKVCFLVTGGGKLSGFPGTAPGAHAADLRWPPAGHLGAQPAVLAEEPREPHIQGAVSPAGLHTFGASSRSSRCW; this is translated from the exons ATGTCGGTGCTGAGGCCAATGGACAAGCTGCCGGACCTGAACAGGGCTACGGTCTTG CTGGTGAGCACGGAGGATGCGCTTGTGCAGCCGCTGGCGGAGTTGATGCTCAAAGTCGACTGTGCGTCCGAGCTGAGGGT CCACTTGGCCAACGCCCTCCCTTTGCCCTCCAATGCGAACCGGCCCCGAATTGACCTGATTGTGTTTGTGATTAACCTTCACAGCAAATACAG CCTCCAGAAAGTGGAGGAGTCTCTGAGCTATGTGGACAGCAGCTTCTTCCTGGGGAAAGTATGCTTCCTTGTCACAGGGG GTGGAAAGCTTTCGGGCTTCCCTGGCACAGCGCCTGGTGCGCATGCTGCAGATCTGCGCTGGCCACCTGCCGGGCATCTCGGCGCTCAACCTGCTGTCCTTGCTGAGGAGCCCCGAGAACCCCACATTCAAGGAGCCGTGAGCCCTGCTGGCCTCCACACGTTCGGTGCCAGCTCCAGAAGCAGCCGCTGTTGGTGA
- the Tnfrsf13c gene encoding tumor necrosis factor receptor superfamily member 13C isoform X2 translates to MGARRLRVRSRRNRDSPVPTLCNQTECFDPLVRNCVSCELFHTPDTGHTSSLEPGTALQPQEGSGLRPDVALLFGAPALLGLVLALTLVGLVSLVGWRWRQRLRMASQDTSEGVQQETLHASAPTWSPLKEDAEHALPCHSVPVPATELGSTELVTTKTAGPEQ, encoded by the exons ATGGGCGCCAGGAGGCTCCGGGTCAGAAGCCGGAGGAACCGGGACAGCCCGGTGCCTACCCTGTGCAATCAGACCGAGTGCTTCGACCCTCTGGTGCGAAACTGCGTGTCCTGTGAGCTCTTCCACACGCCGGACACTGGACATA CAAGCAGCCTGGAGCCCGGGACAGCTCTGCAGCCTCAGGAGGGCTCGGGGCTGAGACCCGACGTGGCGCTGCTCTTTGGTGCCCCTGCACTCCTGGGACTGGTACTGGCGCTGACCCTCGTCGGTCTGGTGAGTCTGGTGGGCTGGAGGTGGCGGCAACGGCTCAGGATGGCCTCCCAGGACACTTCAGAAGGAGTCCAGCAGG AAACCCTTCATGCCTCGGCTCCTACCTGGTCTCCACTCAAAGAAGATGCAGAGCACGCCCTGCCGTGCCACAGTGTCCCAGTGCCGGCCACAGAACTGGGCTCCACTGAGCTGGTGACCACCAAGACAGCTGGCCCTGAGCAATAG
- the Cenpm gene encoding centromere protein M isoform X1 yields the protein MSVLRPMDKLPDLNRATVLLVSTEDALVQPLAELMLKVDCASELRVHLANALPLPSNANRPRIDLIVFVINLHSKYSLQKVEESLSYVDSSFFLGKVCFLVTGAGRESHCSIHRNTVLKLAHTYRSPLLFCDLQVESFRASLAQRLVRMLQICAGHLPGISALNLLSLLRSPENPTFKEP from the exons ATGTCGGTGCTGAGGCCAATGGACAAGCTGCCGGACCTGAACAGGGCTACGGTCTTG CTGGTGAGCACGGAGGATGCGCTTGTGCAGCCGCTGGCGGAGTTGATGCTCAAAGTCGACTGTGCGTCCGAGCTGAGGGT CCACTTGGCCAACGCCCTCCCTTTGCCCTCCAATGCGAACCGGCCCCGAATTGACCTGATTGTGTTTGTGATTAACCTTCACAGCAAATACAG CCTCCAGAAAGTGGAGGAGTCTCTGAGCTATGTGGACAGCAGCTTCTTCCTGGGGAAAGTATGCTTCCTTGTCACAGGGG CCGGCCGGGAAAGCCACTGCAGCATCCACCGGAACACAGTTCTGAAGCTGGCCCACACCTACCGAAGCCCGCTGCTCTTCTGTGATTTACAG GTGGAAAGCTTTCGGGCTTCCCTGGCACAGCGCCTGGTGCGCATGCTGCAGATCTGCGCTGGCCACCTGCCGGGCATCTCGGCGCTCAACCTGCTGTCCTTGCTGAGGAGCCCCGAGAACCCCACATTCAAGGAGCCGTGA